In Nomascus leucogenys isolate Asia chromosome 8, Asia_NLE_v1, whole genome shotgun sequence, a single genomic region encodes these proteins:
- the RGS3 gene encoding regulator of G-protein signaling 3 isoform X6 produces the protein MFETEADEKREMSLEDGKGPGAEDSPPSKEPSPGQELPPGQDLPPNKDSPSGQEPAPGQEPLSSKDSATSEGSPPGPDAPPSKDAPPCQEPPPAQDLSPCQDLPAGQEPLPHQDPLLTKDLPAIQESPTQDLPPCQDLPPSQVSLPAKAPTEGTVSSGDPLAATGDPPAASRPAFVIPEVRLDSTYSQKAGAERGCSGDEEDAEEAEEVEEGEEEEEDEDEDTSDDNYGERSEAKRSSMIETGQGAEGGLSLRVQNSLRRRTHSEGSLLQEPRGPCFASDTTLHCSDGEGATSTWGMPSPSTLKKELGRNGGSMHHLSLFFTGHRKMSGADTVGDDDEASRKRKSKNLAKDMKNKLGIFRRRNESPGAPPAGKADKMMKSFKPTSEEALKWGESLEKLLVHKYGLAVFQAFLRTEFSEENLEFWLACEDFKKVKSQSKMASKAKKIFAEYIAIQACKEVNLDSYTREHTKDNLQSVTRGCFDLAQKRIFGLMEKDSYPRFLRSDLYLDLINQKKMSPPL, from the exons AGACAGAGGCAGATGAGAAGAGGGAGATGTCCTTGGAGGACGGGAAGGGGCCTGGTGCCGAGGATTCCCCACCCAGCAAGGAGCCCTCTCCTGGCCAGGAGCTTCCTCCAGGACAAGACCTTCCACCCAACAAGGACTCCCCTTCTGGGCAGGAACCCGCTCCTGGGCAAGAACCACTGTCCAGCAAAGACTCAGCTACCTCTGAAGGATCCCCTCCAGGCCCAGACGCTCCACCCAGCaaggatgcaccaccatgccaggaaCCCCCTCCAGCCCAAGACCTCTCACCCTGCCAGGACCTGCCTGCTGGTCAAGAACCCCTGCCTCACCAGGACCCTCTACTCACCAAAGACCTCCCTGCCATCCAGGAATCCCCCACCCAGGACCTTCCACCCTGTCAAGATCTGCCTCCTAGCCAGGTCTCCCTGCCGGCCAAGGCCCCTACTGAGGGCACCGTGAGCTCTGGGGACCCACTAGCAGCTACTGGGGACCCACCTGCGGCCTCCAGGCCAGCCTTCGTGATCCCCGAGGTCCGGCTGGATAGCACCTACAGCCAGAAGGCAGGGGCAGAGCGGGGCTGCTCGGGAGATGAGGAGGATGCAGAAGAGgccgaggaggtggaggagggggaggaagaggaggaggacgaggatGAGGACACCAGTGATGACAACTACGGAGAGCGCAGTGAGGCCAAGCGCAGCAGCATGATCGAGACGGGCCAGGGGGCTGAGGGTGGCCTCTCACTGCGTGTGCAGAACTCGCTGCGGCGCCGGACGCACAGCGAGGGCAGCCTGCTGCAGGAGCCCCGAGGTCCCTGCTTCGCCTCCGACACCACCTTGCACTGCTCAGACGGTGAGGGCGCCACCTCCACCTGGGGCATGCCTTCGCCCAGCACCCTCAAGAAAGAGCTGGGCCGCAATGGTGGCTCCATGCACCACCTTTCCCTCTTCTTCACAGGACACAGGAAG ATGAGTGGGGCTGACACCGTTGGGGATGATGACGAAGCCTCCCGGAAGAGAAAGAGCAAAAACCT AGCCAAGGACATGAAGAACAAGCTGGGGATCTTCAGACGGCGGAATGAGTCCCCTGGAGCCCCTCCCGCGGGCAAGGCAGACAAAATGATGAAGTCATTCAA GCCCACCTCAGAGGAAGCCCTCAAGTGGGGCGAGTCCTTGGAGAAGCTGCTGGTTCACAAAT ACGGGTTAGCAGTGTTCCAAGCCTTCCTTCGCACTGAGTTCAGCGAGGAGAATCTGGAGTTCTGGTTGGCTTGTGAGGACTTCAAGAAGGTCAAGTCACAGTCCAAGATGGCATCCAAGGCCAAGAAGATCTTTGCTGAATACATCGCGATCCAGGCATGCAAGGAG GTCAACCTGGACTCCTACACGCGGGAGCACACCAAGGACAACCTGCAGAGTGTCACGCGGGGCTGCTTCGACCTGGCACAAAAGCGCATCTTCGGGCTCATGGAAAAGGACTCGTACCCTCGCTTTCTCCGTTCTGACCTGTACCTGGACCTTATTAACCAGAAGAAGATGAGTCCCCCGCTTTAG
- the RGS3 gene encoding regulator of G-protein signaling 3 isoform X10 has product MPLSRLPLRVGQKEFFFPLPLLVPPISWLLLSESQPRLVPGSPVIRPGFQGACVAAACTVAACCPGRGVGDRSQSGASCRPICGPKVGGPTEMLRGMYLTRNGNLQRRHTMKEAKDMKNKLGIFRRRNESPGAPPAGKADKMMKSFKPTSEEALKWGESLEKLLVHKYGLAVFQAFLRTEFSEENLEFWLACEDFKKVKSQSKMASKAKKIFAEYIAIQACKEVNLDSYTREHTKDNLQSVTRGCFDLAQKRIFGLMEKDSYPRFLRSDLYLDLINQKKMSPPL; this is encoded by the exons ATGCCCCTTTCACGGCTCCCTCTCAGGGTTGGccagaaggaatttttttttccgcTCCCCCTCCTGGTCCCTCCCATTTCCTGGCTCCTCCTGTCTGAGTCCCAGCCCCGGCTTGTGCCTGGGAGTCCAGTCATCAGGCCAGGATTCCAGGGAGCGTGTGTGGCTGCAGCCTGCACCGTTGCTGCCTGCTGCCCAGGACGCGGGGTGGGGGACAGGAGCCAGAGTGGTGCTTCCTGCAGACCAATCTGTGGCCCCAAGGTGGGGGGCCCTACAGAGATGCTCCGAGGCATGTACCTCACTCGCAACGGGAACCTGCAGAGGCGACACACGATGAAGGA AGCCAAGGACATGAAGAACAAGCTGGGGATCTTCAGACGGCGGAATGAGTCCCCTGGAGCCCCTCCCGCGGGCAAGGCAGACAAAATGATGAAGTCATTCAA GCCCACCTCAGAGGAAGCCCTCAAGTGGGGCGAGTCCTTGGAGAAGCTGCTGGTTCACAAAT ACGGGTTAGCAGTGTTCCAAGCCTTCCTTCGCACTGAGTTCAGCGAGGAGAATCTGGAGTTCTGGTTGGCTTGTGAGGACTTCAAGAAGGTCAAGTCACAGTCCAAGATGGCATCCAAGGCCAAGAAGATCTTTGCTGAATACATCGCGATCCAGGCATGCAAGGAG GTCAACCTGGACTCCTACACGCGGGAGCACACCAAGGACAACCTGCAGAGTGTCACGCGGGGCTGCTTCGACCTGGCACAAAAGCGCATCTTCGGGCTCATGGAAAAGGACTCGTACCCTCGCTTTCTCCGTTCTGACCTGTACCTGGACCTTATTAACCAGAAGAAGATGAGTCCCCCGCTTTAG